From a region of the Salinispira pacifica genome:
- the tpx gene encoding thiol peroxidase: MATITFKGNPVHTLGELPAPGSRLPDFRLTDTDLNDITLNDVKGKKLVLNIFPSVDTGVCAASVRTFNRAAGNLDNTEVLCISEDLPFAHKRFCGTEGIKDVKSLSTMKKRDFGKAYNASMTSGPLEGLLSRAVIVADENGKVVYAEQVPEIGQEPDYSAALEAVKNA; the protein is encoded by the coding sequence ATGGCTACTATTACATTCAAAGGAAATCCCGTGCATACGCTGGGAGAGCTCCCGGCTCCTGGAAGCCGGCTCCCGGATTTCCGGCTCACCGATACCGATCTGAATGATATAACACTGAACGATGTGAAAGGGAAAAAACTGGTGCTGAATATTTTTCCCAGCGTTGATACGGGAGTATGCGCCGCATCTGTGCGCACCTTTAATCGTGCAGCGGGGAATCTGGATAATACCGAAGTGCTCTGCATCAGTGAGGATCTGCCCTTTGCCCATAAACGCTTCTGCGGAACCGAAGGGATTAAGGATGTGAAGAGCCTGTCTACCATGAAAAAGCGTGACTTCGGAAAAGCATACAACGCCAGTATGACCAGCGGTCCTCTTGAAGGACTTCTTTCCCGGGCGGTAATTGTTGCAGACGAAAACGGGAAGGTGGTCTATGCAGAGCAGGTACCGGAAATCGGTCAGGAGCCGGATTACAGTGCTGCGCTTGAAGCGGTGAAAAACGCATAA